From Lacerta agilis isolate rLacAgi1 chromosome Z, rLacAgi1.pri, whole genome shotgun sequence, the proteins below share one genomic window:
- the LOC117040253 gene encoding wiskott-Aldrich syndrome protein family member 3-like isoform X3 — MRMNSLQERVDLLVIKVTQLDSTVEEVSLQDINMRKAFKSSTIQNQQVVSRNSIPNPVMEMYQRCDKPPPLNILTPYRDDKKDGLKFYTDPSYFFNLWKEKMLQATEDKRKEKRRQKEQRLVEDSTREVKKVRKARNRRLEWNMMAYDKEFRPDNRFSPSPYHMASSEGSLSPDNRSYASDAADHSYPASPNHPAQQILAPASHLSADNKEVILVANQAQEHVYRPTAAGSRQNSLNRVQQPHVPQPSETMLNGPRPQIVKDYGPQQVPMAEYFVPPAPPPPPPVIPSAQTAFDSPISAPPTMAPNAAATAAHSSYAPSPPPAPPCPYSASPPQTGPMGPPIAPPPPPPGPPTITTSPAHLASPPAMTVEPRKPQFPLIPMSDARSDLLAAIRRGIQLRKVQEQWEQEAKKEPVGNDVATILSRRIAVEYSESDDDSELDENEWSD, encoded by the exons TCTCGCTGCAGGATATCAACATGCGGAAAGCCTTCAAGAGCTCCACCATTCAGAACCAACAGGTGGTGTCTCGCAATTCCATCCCAAACCCTGTGATGGAGATGTACCAGCGGTGTGATAAGCCCCCACCACTCAACATCCTTACTCCTTACAG AGATGACAAGAAAGACGGTTTGAAGTTTTACACGGACCCTTCATATTTCTTCAACTTGTGGAAAGAGAAGATGCTGCAGGCAACAGAGgacaagaggaaagagaaacgCAGGCAGAAG GAGCAGCGGCTGGTTGAGGACTCCACCAGGGAAGTGAAGAAAGTGCGAAAGGCTCGCAACCGGCGGCTGGAATGGAACATGATGGCATACGATAAGGAATTCCGGCCCGATAACAGGTTCTCACCATCCCCATATCACATGGCCTCATCGGAAGGATCACTGTCCCCAGATAATAG aTCTTATGCGTCAGATGCAGCTGATCACTCATACCCGGCCAGCCCTAACCATCCTGCCCAGCAGATATTAGCTCCAGCCTCACACCTGTCAGCAGACAACAAAGAGGTCATCCTGGTGGCTAACCAGGCCCAGGAACATGTCTACAGGCCCACAGCAGCAGGAAGCCGGCAGAACAGTCTCAACCGGGTCCAACAGCCCCATGTACCGCAGCCGTCAGAGACTATGCTAAATGGACCGAGGCCTCAGATAGTCAAGGATTATGG CCCCCAGCAAGTGCCAATGGCCGAGTATTTTGTGCcacctgctccccctccccctccaccgGTGATACCCTCCGCTCAAACTGCCTTTGACAGCCCTATCTCTGCCCCTCCCACCATGGCGCCCAatgcagctgccactgctgctcacTCCTCTTACGCACCTTCCCCTCCACCGGCCCCACCTTGCCCCTACTCTGCTTCTCCCCCTCAGACTGGCCCAATGGGGCCCCCCATTGCAcctccgccccctccccctggaCCCCCAACGATTACCACCTCACCAGCTCACTTGGCCTCTCCCCCAGCCATGACGGTTGAACCACGGAAGCCTCAGTTCCCGCTGATACCAATGAGTGATGCCAGGAGTGACCTGCTTGCTGCAATTCGTAGAG GGATTCAACTCCGGAAGGTCCAAGAACAATGGGAGCAAGAGGCAAAGAAAGAGCCAGTGGGCAACGATGTGGCGACAATCCTCTCCCGCAGAATCGCCGTCGAGTACAGTGAATCAGATGATGACTCGGAGCTGGACGAGAATGAATGGTCAGATTGA